In Propionispora hippei DSM 15287, the sequence TCTTTTTCATGTTTTGACAAGCAGCCGTTAGTAACGCCTGCTCTTGTACATGCTCTCTACCCCTAAACCGGCAATAGCGAAGTCCGTGCAGTTGCTTAGCGTCTGCAAAACTCCGCTCAATGGTTTGACTTCTCTTCCTATATAGCATTTTTCCTGACTTCGTAAGCCGG encodes:
- a CDS encoding transposase, encoding RLTKSGKMLYRKRSQTIERSFADAKQLHGLRYCRFRGREHVQEQALLTAACQNMKKIANHLARLA